The following proteins are encoded in a genomic region of Pseudomonas saponiphila:
- the istB gene encoding IS21-like element IS1474 family helper ATPase IstB, with protein sequence MMPQHTLNQLHQLRLDGMARALEEQWTLPASHSLSFDERLGLLLDRELAWRDNQRLVRLRKKAKLKYANACLEDLDRRTGRALDERLIATLASGDWIRQQHNLLLTGPTGAGKTWLACALGNQACRQGYSTLYLRTPRLLEQLRIAHGDGSFGRTLQQLAKVDVLVLDDWALAPLEEGARHDLLEVIDDRAGSRSTILTSQLPIEHWHGWINDPTLADAILDRLVHNAYRLTMKGESLRRKKAEEQAAS encoded by the coding sequence ATGATGCCGCAACACACCCTGAATCAACTGCACCAGCTACGCCTGGACGGCATGGCCCGCGCCCTGGAAGAGCAATGGACGCTGCCGGCCAGCCACAGCCTGAGCTTCGATGAACGCCTCGGCCTACTGCTCGACCGCGAACTGGCCTGGCGTGACAACCAGCGCCTGGTACGGCTGCGCAAGAAGGCCAAGCTCAAGTACGCCAACGCCTGCCTGGAAGATCTCGACCGCCGCACCGGACGCGCCCTGGACGAGCGTCTGATCGCCACCCTGGCCAGTGGCGACTGGATCCGCCAGCAGCACAACCTGCTGCTGACCGGCCCGACCGGTGCCGGCAAAACCTGGCTGGCCTGCGCCCTGGGCAACCAGGCCTGCCGCCAGGGCTATAGCACCCTGTACCTGCGCACCCCGCGCCTGCTGGAACAACTGCGCATCGCTCATGGCGACGGCAGCTTCGGCCGTACCCTGCAACAGCTGGCAAAGGTCGACGTCCTGGTGCTGGACGACTGGGCGCTAGCCCCGCTGGAGGAAGGAGCCCGGCATGACCTGCTGGAGGTGATCGACGACCGCGCTGGCAGCCGCTCCACCATCCTGACGAGCCAACTGCCCATCGAGCACTGGCACGGCTGGATCAACGACCCGACCCTGGCCGATGCCATCCTCGACCGCCTGGTGCACAACGCCTACCGACTGACGATGAAAGGCGAGTCGCTGCGCCGAAAAAAAGCCGAGGAACAAGCCGCATCGTGA
- a CDS encoding type II toxin-antitoxin system HicB family antitoxin — MHYPICIEWGDEHTATGIQIPDIPGAVTAGETFETAYSAAIEIAHVMLKELARAGHAIPLPSPIRKHRANPDFEGMGWGMLDIDIAPYLGKTEKVNVTLPGYVIQQIDRFVREHNIKSRSSFLADAALEKLGR, encoded by the coding sequence ATGCACTATCCCATCTGCATCGAATGGGGCGACGAACACACCGCCACCGGCATCCAGATTCCCGACATTCCCGGCGCCGTCACCGCCGGCGAAACCTTCGAAACCGCCTACAGTGCCGCCATCGAGATTGCCCACGTCATGCTAAAAGAGCTGGCCCGTGCGGGGCACGCCATTCCCCTGCCCTCTCCCATCCGCAAGCACCGCGCCAACCCCGATTTCGAGGGCATGGGCTGGGGCATGCTGGATATCGATATCGCGCCTTACCTGGGCAAGACCGAGAAGGTCAACGTGACCCTGCCGGGTTATGTCATCCAGCAGATCGACCGCTTTGTCCGCGAGCACAACATCAAGAGCCGGTCGTCCTTCCTGGCCGATGCCGCGCTGGAAAAGCTCGGGCGCTGA
- the istA gene encoding IS21 family transposase, translated as MAAPRVAMRNIKECLRLKFEAGLSHEKIARALQLSKGVVSKYIAAARVAGLDWPALVAMDEAALAAALFAPTSTNKPRGERVLPDVLSIHRELRRKGVTLQLLWEEYLAAHAGQPTYRYTQFVEHYRRYAQTLKRSMRQLHRAGEKLFIDYAGPTLPVVDPATGEVRRAHIFVAALGASNYTYACATPGETQVDWLTSLGQALTYFGGVPEMVVPDNPRALVAQPDRYEPGLNRATLECARHYQTVILPARPRKPQDKAKAEVAVQVVERWIMARLRHRQFFSLHALNQAIAELLEDLNRRPFKRLDGCRRDWFERLDRPALRALPVHPYEVATFKRCKVSIDYHIEVNGSFYSVPSALARQNVDVRLTAHTLEVLHGNRRVASHLLLGRRGAYSTQREHMPAAHQAHREWTPQRLLDWGARIGPYTRQLIDHQLTHKPHPEMGYRACLGLLSLARRYGNARLEAAAERAVHLRAFTGRSVRNLLQQGLDQQPLPQRAAETTLPGDHENVRGADYYQPPQQELFDDAATHPESTAPATPGRHGPRPGRAMDAAGQPQPELR; from the coding sequence ATGGCGGCGCCGCGAGTAGCCATGCGAAACATCAAAGAATGTCTGCGCCTCAAGTTTGAGGCCGGCTTGTCCCACGAGAAGATTGCCCGTGCCTTGCAGCTGTCCAAGGGCGTGGTTAGCAAGTACATCGCGGCGGCGCGGGTGGCCGGGCTGGACTGGCCGGCGCTGGTGGCCATGGACGAGGCCGCGCTGGCGGCCGCCTTGTTTGCACCGACGTCGACGAACAAGCCGCGCGGTGAGCGAGTGCTGCCCGATGTGCTGAGCATCCACCGCGAGTTGCGACGCAAGGGCGTGACCTTGCAGCTGCTGTGGGAGGAATATCTCGCCGCGCATGCGGGCCAGCCGACCTACCGCTACACCCAGTTCGTCGAGCACTACCGGCGCTACGCCCAGACGCTCAAACGTTCGATGCGTCAGCTGCACCGTGCGGGCGAGAAGCTATTCATCGACTATGCCGGGCCGACGCTGCCGGTGGTCGACCCGGCCACCGGCGAAGTGCGCCGGGCGCACATCTTCGTCGCCGCCCTGGGCGCCTCGAATTACACCTATGCCTGCGCGACGCCAGGCGAAACCCAGGTGGACTGGCTGACCTCGCTGGGCCAGGCTCTGACCTACTTTGGCGGCGTGCCGGAAATGGTTGTGCCGGACAATCCGCGCGCCCTGGTCGCCCAGCCGGATCGCTACGAGCCGGGCCTGAACCGGGCCACGCTGGAGTGCGCGCGTCATTACCAGACGGTGATCCTGCCGGCACGGCCACGCAAGCCTCAGGACAAGGCCAAGGCCGAGGTGGCGGTGCAGGTGGTCGAGCGCTGGATCATGGCGCGGCTGCGCCATCGGCAGTTCTTCAGCCTGCATGCGCTTAACCAGGCCATCGCCGAGCTGCTGGAGGATCTGAATCGGCGCCCGTTCAAGCGGCTCGATGGCTGCCGGCGCGACTGGTTCGAGCGCCTGGATCGCCCGGCCTTGCGAGCGCTGCCGGTGCATCCCTACGAGGTCGCCACCTTCAAGCGCTGCAAGGTCAGCATCGACTACCACATCGAGGTCAATGGCAGCTTCTACAGCGTGCCCTCCGCCCTGGCCCGGCAGAACGTGGACGTGCGACTGACGGCACACACCCTGGAAGTGCTGCATGGCAACCGGCGGGTGGCCAGCCACCTGCTGCTGGGGCGACGCGGCGCTTACAGTACCCAGCGCGAGCACATGCCCGCGGCGCACCAGGCGCATCGCGAATGGACGCCACAACGCCTGCTCGACTGGGGCGCGCGGATCGGCCCCTACACGCGCCAACTGATCGATCACCAACTGACCCACAAGCCGCACCCGGAGATGGGCTACCGCGCCTGCCTCGGCCTGCTCTCGCTGGCCCGGCGCTATGGCAATGCACGCCTGGAAGCCGCTGCCGAACGTGCCGTACACCTGCGCGCCTTCACCGGGCGCAGCGTGCGCAACCTGCTCCAGCAAGGCCTGGATCAACAGCCGCTGCCCCAGCGTGCCGCCGAAACGACCTTACCCGGCGACCACGAGAACGTCCGTGGCGCCGACTACTACCAACCCCCGCAACAGGAGCTGTTCGATGATGCCGCAACACACCCTGAATCAACTGCACCAGCTACGCCTGGACGGCATGGCCCGCGCCCTGGAAGAGCAATGGACGCTGCCGGCCAGCCACAGCCTGAGCTTCGATGA
- a CDS encoding FMN-dependent NADH-azoreductase gives MNNLLLINASPRGQVSHGNQLALELVSALRQRHPQLELVERDLGANPLPPLGMDYAHALTTPTPFDAPLFEVSEGLIRELERCDALLIATPMHNFTLPAALKLWIDYVLRIHRTFSSGPEGKVGLLKDRPVQVLVSSGGFHQGPRARQPDFLTPYLRQVLNTLGLFDLQFTYLQGLVFGDEALRATLDEARSALSLQPLFTPLVCA, from the coding sequence ATGAACAATCTGCTGCTGATCAACGCCAGCCCCCGTGGGCAGGTTTCCCATGGCAACCAGTTGGCACTGGAGCTGGTGAGCGCCCTGCGCCAACGCCATCCGCAGCTGGAGCTGGTCGAGCGCGATCTGGGGGCCAATCCGTTGCCGCCACTGGGCATGGACTACGCCCACGCCCTGACCACCCCAACGCCCTTCGATGCGCCGCTGTTCGAGGTGTCCGAAGGGCTGATCCGTGAGCTGGAGCGCTGCGATGCCCTGCTGATTGCCACGCCCATGCACAACTTCACCCTGCCGGCCGCGCTCAAGCTGTGGATCGACTACGTGCTGCGCATTCACCGCACCTTCAGCTCCGGCCCGGAGGGCAAGGTCGGCCTGCTGAAAGACCGTCCGGTGCAGGTGCTGGTCAGTTCCGGCGGCTTTCACCAGGGCCCGCGGGCACGCCAACCGGACTTTCTCACGCCTTACCTGCGCCAGGTGCTGAACACCCTCGGCCTGTTCGACCTGCAGTTCACGTATCTGCAGGGCCTGGTGTTCGGTGACGAAGCGCTGCGCGCAACCCTCGACGAGGCCCGCAGCGCACTGTCCTTGCAGCCACTGTTCACCCCTCTTGTTTGTGCCTGA
- a CDS encoding GNAT family N-acetyltransferase, with protein sequence MPYTLQHLDSEAALAASFDLMRVLRPHLGSPAAYVAQVARQTEQGYRLLAAWDTERIVGLAGYRELENLLYGRFIYVDDLVVSPELQRSGLGARLLSAVRDEAVQRQCEHLVLDTGLHMPLAQRFYFRQGLLARGMHFTQRLQGGEPA encoded by the coding sequence ATGCCCTACACCCTTCAACACCTCGACAGCGAAGCGGCCCTGGCGGCCAGTTTCGACTTAATGCGGGTCTTGCGCCCGCACCTCGGCAGCCCGGCGGCCTATGTCGCCCAAGTGGCCCGGCAAACCGAGCAGGGCTACCGCTTGCTCGCCGCGTGGGACACAGAGCGCATCGTCGGCCTGGCGGGTTACCGCGAGCTGGAAAACCTGCTCTACGGGCGCTTCATCTATGTCGATGACCTGGTGGTGAGCCCGGAGCTTCAGCGCAGCGGCTTGGGTGCGCGGCTGTTGAGCGCGGTGCGGGATGAGGCCGTGCAGCGTCAATGCGAGCACCTGGTGCTGGATACCGGCCTGCATATGCCCCTGGCCCAGCGCTTCTATTTCCGCCAGGGGCTGCTGGCCCGGGGCATGCATTTCACTCAGCGACTTCAGGGTGGGGAGCCGGCATGA
- a CDS encoding methyl-accepting chemotaxis protein gives MQSNLRETIAHIADSSTQLASASEEMTAVTEDASRALVRQNDEVSQAATAVTEMSAAVDEVARNAEAAAQSSRESMEFTRSGIDNVAQTLNAIEGLAGNVASTGEQVKALSGRAQDISKVVEVIRAIAEQTNLLALNAAIEAARAGEQGRGFAVVADEVRALAHRTQQSTREIEQMISAIQADSTQAVSAMNVSAEMASSSISVAQNADVSLKQIAQAITQINERNLLIATASEEQAQVAREADQNLTSIRELSIQSSAGASQTASACGEMANLAIELNRLVARFKV, from the coding sequence ATGCAGAGCAACCTGCGGGAAACCATCGCCCACATCGCCGACTCCTCCACCCAGCTGGCTTCGGCCTCGGAAGAAATGACCGCGGTGACCGAAGACGCCAGCCGTGCCCTGGTGCGCCAGAACGACGAAGTCAGCCAGGCGGCCACCGCCGTGACCGAAATGAGCGCCGCGGTGGACGAGGTGGCCCGCAACGCCGAAGCGGCTGCACAGTCGTCCCGCGAGTCGATGGAGTTCACCCGTTCCGGCATCGACAATGTGGCCCAGACCCTGAACGCCATCGAAGGCCTGGCCGGCAACGTGGCCAGCACCGGTGAGCAGGTCAAGGCGCTGTCAGGCCGGGCCCAGGACATCAGCAAAGTGGTGGAAGTGATTCGCGCGATTGCCGAGCAGACCAACCTGCTGGCCCTCAACGCCGCCATCGAAGCCGCCCGTGCCGGCGAGCAGGGCCGGGGCTTTGCGGTGGTGGCCGATGAAGTGCGGGCCCTGGCCCACCGCACCCAGCAGTCGACCCGGGAAATCGAACAGATGATCAGCGCGATCCAGGCCGATTCGACCCAGGCGGTGAGTGCCATGAACGTCAGCGCGGAGATGGCCAGCAGCTCGATTTCGGTGGCGCAGAACGCCGATGTGTCGCTCAAGCAGATTGCCCAGGCCATCACCCAGATCAACGAACGCAACCTGCTGATTGCCACCGCCTCGGAAGAGCAGGCCCAGGTGGCGCGCGAGGCGGACCAGAACCTGACCAGTATTCGTGAACTGTCGATCCAGAGTTCGGCGGGGGCCAGCCAGACGGCCAGCGCCTGCGGGGAGATGGCCAATCTGGCGATCGAGCTGAATCGGTTGGTGGCGCGGTTCAAGGTTTGA
- a CDS encoding carboxymuconolactone decarboxylase family protein — MSQLRLPFATLSPAAYQGLLATNSALVASPLGLPLVELVFLRVSQINGCSFCLGKHSQTLRESGVAQNKLDCLAGWRVSELFSERERAALAWTETLTYVHDKGAPDELYEPLKAHFSDVEISDLTLAVSLMNAFNRLAVGMKL, encoded by the coding sequence ATGAGCCAACTCAGACTGCCCTTTGCCACTTTGTCGCCGGCCGCCTATCAAGGCCTGCTCGCCACCAACAGCGCCCTGGTCGCCAGCCCCCTGGGCTTGCCCCTGGTGGAGCTGGTGTTTTTGCGCGTGTCGCAGATCAACGGCTGCTCGTTCTGCCTGGGCAAACACTCGCAGACCCTGCGTGAATCTGGAGTCGCCCAAAACAAGCTGGATTGCCTCGCCGGCTGGCGCGTCAGCGAACTGTTCAGCGAACGCGAGCGCGCGGCCCTGGCCTGGACCGAAACCCTCACCTACGTCCACGACAAGGGCGCGCCGGACGAGCTCTACGAACCACTGAAAGCGCACTTTAGCGATGTCGAGATTTCCGACCTGACCTTGGCCGTGTCCTTGATGAATGCCTTTAACCGGCTGGCGGTGGGCATGAAGCTCTGA